The Tripterygium wilfordii isolate XIE 37 chromosome 23, ASM1340144v1, whole genome shotgun sequence genomic sequence TATTTCTTGTATACTTCCTTTTTCTTATCCCATTACTAGGCCTGTCATTGACGGGCCCAATTCCGGACTCATATATTTGGGTCTGATAAAAACCTAACCCTATCcaaattgtaatttccattttaAAGTTACGTCATTTAGGGTTATAaagcattgatttttttttttacatgaatttaatCGATCAATCGATTATTATTTTGATCAATTATCCATGATtctaagtaaattttttttaagaataacTGACAAATCAATCTGTTCGTTTTTTACGATTATTTAACACTCTTTGTGGCATTAAGTGTTGTAATTGCCGATTGGATTGGGGAGGAAAAATTATggaaatttttagaaaaattataaatgtaaaGGCATCTTCAGTTTGTCGGTTGGTCAAAATAAAACCTAATGTGAATTAATCagaaagaaatcaaatgaaACAAACTAACAAAGTCTAAAACGGCTCAGTGTTTAAATGTCAATCAATAGACTGATGGTATGTATATACAACCATCAAGAAGTACACTTTGCGCATTCTTTATTCTGCAGCTCGCAATCTGAACTAAATATTTCTTAAATAAATAAGAATTGATTCTTCAAGACTTTTAATCATAAACATTATAACCTGACGAAATGAGAAAGTCCCGGATCGATGAATTGCGAATCGCGAATTGCGAATTGCTCATATGATAATAGATGAACTAAGAACGAACAAACAGTAACCTTTCATCACAAGTACTTCAATTGTAATAGATGATATGAACGATTTACCATTCCAAACCCTAAGGGGAATGGAATCAAGCTTGCAAAAAGCTCGCATACTTTGCACCGAGGAAAAGCCTCTGAATGCATAGTAGGGCATTTTTGGTAACTTCAGCATTTTCATGGTTCATCAGTTTCATAGCCCGTTCCTTGGCCTTGAGGTCTGTCAATATGACGCGACCAGCTGGATGGTGCTGGACAAACTGGGAGAGATCAAAGCAAGCAACAGCCAGGGCTCTTGGATCACTAGAGGTGTCCAAAATTGTGATAAGGACCCTAAGAATCTGAGGCATAATATCACATATTAGTATTACATCAGTTTTGAGTGCTCTGCAATCATAATAAGGATTTGAAACCAGAATACAATCACAAGACTAACCACAAGTTCAATATTCATCAATATATAATAAGAAAATTATATGTACTGCAGCCAACAAGTATAGAGCAGCGAAATAGTCAAAACCACCTGGGACAAATCAGGACGACATCATGGTTTTAGGACAGGCACTTTGAAAATCAACATCACTTGCTACCTAAACTTTTCTTAAattataataaagaaaaaatagtgCATCCCCTAAATTCATTAATAAGCAAAATTTCCACCTAAAGTGTTGGTGTTGTTACTCAAGCTTATGTAGGAAGAATGAACAGAATTACCGCAATATCATATTTTGCAAAAGCATTATGCCCAAAATTTATATAGAACAAAAGAAGTAAACAATTCCCGTgtacaaggctcccgcagtgggagGGGTTAGGGAAAGGCAGGATGTACATAGACCTTACCCCTACATTATATAGaagtgaaataaaaattatCTATCAATGTAAATAAGTGGGTATAGTGTGTTGCGGCAAGCAGTTTTATGCAGAAAAGGTTTTCTCCTATTCTGGCTGTTCATCTATGGTAGTAGGATTATGTAGGATCAATCacagaaaaatatatttcttgcaGGGACTGGGATGACATTCCCGGTTCCCACAGGACCACTGCTTTCCTAATAGGATAGGGATAGAAAACTCCGGCCTCCATCACGAGGAAGGAGACAGAAATAAGGGCAAAACCTTTGCATGGACACCTGCACGGGGAGGCAAATCCAGCCTCTCCCAGCCCATTTGCCATCTCATGAGCCAAACAACTTACTTTTCGAATAATTGCATTCACCGTTGAATCAATCTCTCCTACTATACTAGCATGGGAGCATTTCAGAGTGTGTGTAAAGCTGTAAGCTATACACAATGGCCATATGCCAAGTAGCAACTACATGCAAATAGGGAGGACAATTCAAAAGTCGTGCTATTCATTCATCTTTGTGGGTAGGCTCAATGTAGACTTGTATCATGACTGAAGTGAACCATCATTCTCAGAAGTAATGGcagtaaaagtaaaaaataaaaataaaaatagtacaCAAGATtgatcgagagagagagagggacctGAAAATCATTCTCCTCGAAATTTGTAATATTCTCACGCCAAAACATAGGATCTTTATGCATAGGAGACCAGTCAAGATGGCCAAGGAACACTTCTTGCTTGTACTTGTCAAAAGAACTTAACTTCTTAATGTTATCCTTTAACCCTTCGTCCAGTTGGTTCAGAGATTCCAAAAGGTCCTGTGAAATAAACAAAAGTCAATAGATACTAATCAATGAGAAAAGCATCTCATACAGGACATGGAGGTCTCATagataagtccatttttatcaCCTCCTGTTAGTCCAAAGGCCAATTATTAAGGACTTTTGTAGTGAACCAAATGCAATATTATAGGGAGTTCACGAGccacttataaaaaaaaagaatgcacATTATTCGAGAAAGAAATGCTGGGAATCCTCTGGAAAAGAAACGATACAGGTCAAACAAAGAACAAGGGAGTGCCGCACAGAACATATTGACCTACGGGCCCACATCTAGAGAGTCTCAGATACACTTCAGAGTGCATCGAGCAAGAAGTGCGTCTGGGAGACATGGATCCAAATGGACCTTTCATAGATATAATTATCTTCAAATGAATAGTCTATGCAGCATAATAAATAAGGAATGCAATTACAATTATAACAATAACAATACAAGTAACATCAAgtgaaatttaaattatttaaaattgactaaggaagACCTCCATGTGGATAAAAATCAACGATATTGGTAAAATAGTAGCATAACTCTAGTTGCAAAACAAAGAACAGGAACAGTAGGGAAAgagattttttaattttcatttaaaagtTCAGAATAAAAGGCCACTTCAGAAGAAGGGAGAAaatctcaaaacaataacataaatacataatgcatatatacacacaaaggCATGCAAGTGCATATAAGACTATAAGCACATACATGCATGGACAAGCACCATTAATGAAAATAAATGTGAGACTCAAGAGTACACCTCTCTTCTGTGCATGCCAAGTGGAACAAAGGAATCGTACAATATAAACTGCTCctctttcttttattgtttgCTTTTCGTTTGGCATAACCTACTATTATTGACATTCAAAAGATTCCCTTTTCTTTATGGAATGGTCAATAGAATGGCCAGCCtaaatgcaaaagaaaataaacctCAATCCAAAACCCAGCAGATAATGCAAAGCTCCTAGAATGGCGCCCCCCAAGGCCCCAACAAATGGGAACCAAAAATGAAAGATACCATGAAGGAGCCTCATGCAGGATGCATACTACAGTAAAATAATATCGCATAGCTCCtagacataaaataaaaaatggcatTGATTAAAAGACGTGCAAACAATTtgttgagattaaaaaaaaaacaactatctAAAATAGTACTACGAAGTCTTGGTAACTGATGATAGGACAATACATTCATCAGAAGACAAGTATCAGTTTGATGAAACTACGTGATGTGGCATGAAACATCATTTGGAACGTATGTATGAACCTTCCATATGACTTACTTCATCGCTCCATGCCTGTGTTTTCAAACTTTGAACAATTTGTGGCAGTCCAAGGTCCACCATCTGAGCACCAAATGTTCCTTTGTGGAGCAAGTTCCGGAAGGTCAAGACAACCACCCTGACAACCTAGAAAAATAGCAGTGCAAACTTATTAAAGGTCAGCATAACCCTCCGTTCTTTTCCCCCAATGGGAATTAGCTAACAGTAATTAAGTTGTGGTCAATAATCCCTTTTAATGGAATTAACGTATGGCAACCATAGTTCATGACATAATGCAGGATTACAGAAACCAGAATGTTCAGAAAGAGTATATTCTGCAGAATAAATAACTTTGTGTACAGTAACAAATAGTTACAGAATATTAGTGCTCAAAATATTAAACAAACTCAACAGGTGTGAAAAGTGAAATCTCACCTTCTCTTTTGTGGAACTCTTCACAACTTCTATCAGTCGCGGAAGGGTTCTAGAGGTAGCCAAGTATTCAATTGCTGGTTCATAGTAGGATAAGAGCCAGATACAAAGACATGTTTCATAAAGAAGCTGTTCCAAATAGAAAAGGTCATCCTTATTTATAATATAAACGTAAGGGTTTATAAAGACTTGTTCAGTGAGTAATAACTTATATAAGTTCCAGAAGAGTAGAACTCAAAGCTTGCATGAAAAAAACCGTGAGCTTGCAAACCAGTTCAGCCTGCTCGCACACTGGGTTAAGTTGTACAGACTTGGATGAGAAATTAATTTCACAATGAAATATTTACCTGAATAGATTGTTGGGTTGATGCAGGAGAGATAAAAGGGATCAGTAACTTCACCCCATCTGCTCGAATGAAGGAAGACCTGACAATAGGTTCCTTCAGCAATGTTGCAAGGCAACTGATAGCTGCTGGAATGCCACGATTAGGATGAGAAGGCTTTTTTAGCTGCACAAGACAAAGGGAATCAAGACTAGGCACAGTAACAGTATCATCTAATGAAAATACCCCCATTGGTTGACCTTCCAATGCTAAGACCAACCTGTACACAAAGCCACTCAACCAAACCTTTCAATACATCGTCAATACTAGTGACCTTGCTCTTAGAACTCACAACTTCCCCATTTGAAACAGCGCCACCCTGGTTTTTTGGCCTAGCACTGGAGTCAACAAAAATTATTATGACATACAtcattataatttattaagCCCACCACTCCGCTAGCTTCAGTAGAACTTGAAATTTAAGTTCATGAACAGATCGTGCTAATTACCTTACTATCAAAGCCAGAATCTCGCAGCTCTTTTCTTCTATGAACCAATTACCTTTTGAAAGCAATCTGAGAACCGAATAGTCAATTGATTCAGCTGTTATCAATTGAATGGAATAAACTGGGAACTATAGCAAAACTACCAATCATAACTTAAATGAAAAGAATAATTGCTTTTAGAAATTCTCAGGGAAATGAGAAGCCAAAGGGGCTGCACTCTAAGCTTCTCATatggaataattttatttattagaaaaaaaaacccctcgGCTGTCAGATGCATACCACGCCAGATGAACTACCATATGGGACTTGGTCAGCTACTTAAATGGTCAAATTGTCAAATATGCTTCATTACCTTCATGCATAAGTAGATATCACAGAAAATCATCTCATTTAAATATTGCACTTCACAACCGGTTTGGATCTAAAAAGTTCAGAAATTATCTGGAATGCCATGAGGCAGCAAAAGGTAAGTTATGTGCTGGAAATTTTTATAGTGTTAGGTATCCAGTTTGACAAGAAAATGGCTTCATGAACTGCTAATCCAGTTTAGGCACCTATTTCTAATTCttataatatataaaatgaaACAAGCAGGGAAAAACTGAGACCAGAAGTTAATGCATTCAAAACAAATAGGCAAAACAAATGCTCAGCTTTGATACGgcaatataaaattaaaagacaGCCAAAGCGTCAGGCAAATAAAGCATTCACAAGAAAGAAGTAGAAAAACAACCAACTCCGAAAAGGAAGTGATTGCATTCACAAGAAAGAAGTAGAAAAACGTTCAGATATATACCAAGGGGAGCAATCTGTCCTCAAATAAGCTGCACAAAATATGTAAACCTTTTCCACTTCACAACAAAGTAGAGCAAACATCGCTTCAGCACAAATTAAAATCAACTAATTTCTTACATGTCAAGTATATAACTATTGCTCACACATATATACTTAACTTAAGAAAGGTTCATAAGTATCTTCATTTGCAAGAGATTTGTCATGGAACAATCTGGCTCTTTTTTGGTTTGCTGTCAAAGCAGGTAAACACGATGTCAACATCTCACAATGCATGTTCAACTAAAAGTGAAAAGTGACAAAGTTCCACTTACCTGTAAGCATTTCACCTATTAAAGCTAGAACATATTCCACCGTTTCCTCTTTGAATATATCCCGCAAAATGCCAACAAATACCCGAACATAAGCTGGACCATCCTGCCATAGTTAACTCTGCTTGTCAATTTAACTCTACTTGTTAAGTTAACTCTGCTTGTCAATATCATCGGGAGGTACAACAATTCtcctcaaaatcaaaacaaatttcCAGCAGAATTATTGTTTCTCAAGAAGAGTAACCCCTTGATTcattcatctatggacatagcAATATACAACATTTCAAGCACAAACCAAAAGAAAGCCTGGCTTAGAGGTTGAGATAGGACGTAGAAACATAGAACATTTCAAGCATTGATAAATTAAAATAGGAAGTAAACATTACATCTTCCAGCAACTGTGCCTTGTAACTTTCAGGTTTTTTATCATAACGTCTTAACAGCTGAAGACCTGTTCCCGAAATCAGCTTAGTTGTCATGTACGACTCCCATGGGATGTCTCTTCTTAAAACCttcaaaatggaagaaaatgtcATTCAAACCAGAACACAAAGAACTTCTGCGATTAAAAAAAGTCTCATACAAGTTCAACATTACACTACTTGTGTCCCACAGACAAAGATCAAGTAATTTCACTTTAGAAGTATAAACAGCAGTTACTTTATAAACATAGTGGCCtgatcatcaccatcatcaaagCTTAAATCCCACTCAATTTACAGTCAGCTACATAGACCCATAAGAGAAATTGGTAGGAGAATACCATTAGTTTCAATCTAAAGTTATGTTATCCAGTGATCCTACTTCATTCCAAGTCTTTTCATCTCCCTCTTCTCTTTCTAGCATCCCCTACTATAATtttctcaactttttttttgaatgaaaaaagtttattcaagcaccaagggggtgcaacccagaaAGAAAACAAGGAGAGCGCAGCCCTAAAAGCTACAAACTACATAAATTCATATAATCAAAAACATTCCCTGATAGGAGTGCACTTCATGACTTTAGGCATTCCAGCCATTTTCTAAGAAAACTTCTAAGGAGGACTCGTTGTTAAAAATTCTATTATTCCTTTCAATCCATATCATCCACATCACAGATATTGGAATAAGTTGAGAGAAACTTCTATGATGCTTTCCTGTGCCTGTAGATTTTCAAGCCAGCAGCTCCTTGACCGCTGAAGCATTTGTGACCCACCTAATGCCCAGCATGATCAGCACATTCCAGAAACTAATTGAGGTGCCTTTACCAGCTTGGAAGAAAGTTATAGCAGTCCAGACATTCCATCCCTTCATGATAGATCTCCACAAACTGCAGCCATAAGGGGCTTTGCTAATTTTCTCAACTTTTAACAGTGCAACACCATCATCTTTATGTTATATATGCCTAAACTATCTAAGACAATCTTTTCACATAGAATCTACAATCGCCACTACCCTACAGGCGTACCCTGAATCTAATATTTCTTTTCTTAGCCTATCCTCTCTTGTATTGTCGCTTATCAAATAAATCTAATTTCTgcgctctttttttttcttgagccTTTTGCCTTTCAATGGCCCAACACTCTGCTACACATTGTGCAACATATATTAGTCCAATAAACTTTACACTTTAAACGGGTGCGGTCCATTTTAATAAGCTTATTCCTAAACTTTCTGTGAAAAAACAAGAAGTCTCGCGAACGAGGCTCCCAAAGTGAGCGGGGTCGGGGATATTCCTAAACTTTCTAATGTCTATGAAGAGATATTTTGTACTCATTATGGGCAGTGAAAATCTCTTATTTCCCCACATAAGTAAAGAAACTTCACTATCAACTCTACAGCATATGCTTATTTAAGTAGTCCTCATTATAAAAACTCTGGTTGAAAATACTAGAACTTGTAAATGTTGAAAATAATAGAACTAGTAAATGAATCCAACATCCTAAGGCGCCAATCTTTCAAAACTCCAAATTCACCACCTCTCCCATATCCCGCTAGTATAGCTTCATGGCCTTTCTAGTTCaatttccaaaacaaaaattcaaagtcACAGCCCACAAAAATTGACCATTTTGAAGATAAATATGCACAGATACATCTGCATACATATATCAAATTATGTGATCAGATCACTGACCTGTTCTGTTGTCAGTTCAGCTTGGTCCATCGTTAAGCGAACGCCCTAAATACTCTTATCAGTTTCCTTTACCAATTCAAATACCTGCACAATCAAAAACCAATGAATCCAACTGAACGCCCGACGAGTACAGTACAAAAGTCTGTGTGTCTGTCCTTGAGTATGATTTCCGTACATAAGGTAAAATCCAGATCAAGAAATCAACAAATCCAACCCAATTTTCCGTTAATGACAGTTCAAAGTCACTAAAGATCACAGCTGTGCATCAGGAAAATTCaaattggaaaacaaaaaatacactGAAACCCTTACGATCAGCGAAATTGAGTGAGAGTTGCCTTCCAACGAAAGAATGCAATCTCAAAACACCTTAACACGAATACGAACATAGATAGCTAGAAAATCAGAGAGAAAATGATGACTCCGCAGATTTGACAGCCGAGTCAGAACAATTACTGGTCGAGAAATACAGCTCgaagggaaagaaagaaatgagaAGCAATGGTGGTGTTGGTCGATCGCGTACCTGATAATGTTAATCTCTGCAAAGTGTAGTTCTGTTCTGTGATCCTTGATGAGGAAGCACAACGCTATTTTGATTGGAGAGATATGATCCGTTACTCCTAATTGTATCATAGGTCTTTGTTTTGTGTTGGATCCGAAGCGTACACGTGGGTGGGCCAGAACCGGACAACTATTTTTGGGCCCGAAGTCCATCTCGTTTATTTTTtggagaaaaattaaaaatattgttttttatgCTCATCAAACTATTTCCTCAGTTAAAACTTAAATCTCGGATATTtcattataatattttgataaaGTACAAGTTGTAAATAtgaagaattgaacttgtgctATATAGAGCCAACCAATCCGAAATTCCCTTTTCCATCTTTCCCTTCTCTCCTCCTCTCCCCCAGCACTTTCCTTATgcttttctttatttgtttgtttgaatatGATGGGTAGACGGTAAGACTCTCCCCTAATTTTTCGTTTGGGAGATGACTTGATTTCAAGAACAGTGTATGATCAGAGATTC encodes the following:
- the LOC119993765 gene encoding V-type proton ATPase subunit H-like, with amino-acid sequence MDQAELTTEQVLRRDIPWESYMTTKLISGTGLQLLRRYDKKPESYKAQLLEDDGPAYVRVFVGILRDIFKEETVEYVLALIGEMLTANQKRARLFHDKSLANEDTYEPFLRLLSKGNWFIEEKSCEILALIVSARPKNQGGAVSNGEVVSSKSKVTSIDDVLKGLVEWLCVQLKKPSHPNRGIPAAISCLATLLKEPIVRSSFIRADGVKLLIPFISPASTQQSIQLLYETCLCIWLLSYYEPAIEYLATSRTLPRLIEVVKSSTKEKVVRVVVLTFRNLLHKGTFGAQMVDLGLPQIVQSLKTQAWSDEDLLESLNQLDEGLKDNIKKLSSFDKYKQEVFLGHLDWSPMHKDPMFWRENITNFEENDFQILRVLITILDTSSDPRALAVACFDLSQFVQHHPAGRVILTDLKAKERAMKLMNHENAEVTKNALLCIQRLFLGAKYASFLQA